One window of the Neorickettsia findlayensis genome contains the following:
- a CDS encoding GNAT family N-acetyltransferase: protein MGDHIIVYNGVKDSLFNYVFCSNAVTESEFVTILGHLNERGWDMSWAVEPSMSVLKMYLGKYNIRRTSNPKKAFLDLSRYTIHSSKSNVSIKFKPISTLEEVQLFDELSSRIFWHRPGILVPSFRGIGEADPDRLRFFLVSLDSKIVGVCGFYLDERVACFYADGVLQEYRQCGIGMQLVLQRLALVKELGCDAAIAHCINPISESLYRKMGFRMLGGLGLYYSRCL, encoded by the coding sequence GTGGGGGATCATATTATCGTTTATAATGGTGTCAAGGATTCTTTATTCAACTATGTGTTCTGCTCAAATGCAGTAACCGAGTCTGAATTTGTAACGATCCTGGGACATCTTAATGAGAGGGGCTGGGACATGTCCTGGGCCGTCGAGCCAAGTATGAGTGTTCTAAAAATGTACCTTGGTAAGTATAATATCAGACGCACAAGTAACCCGAAAAAAGCTTTCCTAGATCTTTCAAGATATACAATACATTCTAGTAAGAGTAATGTTTCTATAAAATTTAAGCCAATCTCTACCCTAGAAGAAGTACAGTTATTTGATGAGTTATCGTCGAGAATCTTCTGGCATAGGCCCGGAATATTGGTCCCATCATTTCGAGGTATAGGAGAAGCTGATCCGGATAGACTTCGGTTCTTTCTTGTTTCCTTAGATAGCAAAATCGTGGGTGTATGTGGTTTCTATCTTGATGAACGCGTGGCGTGTTTTTATGCTGATGGCGTGCTCCAGGAGTATAGACAGTGTGGTATAGGAATGCAATTGGTTCTACAGCGGCTCGCCTTGGTGAAGGAACTAGGTTGCGATGCAGCAATTGCGCATTGTATCAATCCAATTTCTGAGAGCTTATACAGAAAAATGGGTTTCAGGATGCTTGGTGGACTTGGACTATACTACTCAAGGTGTCTCTGA